The Bdellovibrio sp. ZAP7 DNA segment GATTGTACCTTTAAAGAACAGTATTTAGTTGCCACCACCGGGGACGAATTCAGAGCCACGATGTGTTCTGTGGATATTCGGGACGGTGAAGTGAATCTTCCCGCAAAAGCGCTGCAAATTTTAGGCGTGGAAGTTGGCGAAGAAGTTTTTGCAGCCCCCTTTCACTACAACAGAGGAAGTTAACACATGAGCACCACCATTTTTCCGATCAATTACAAAGGTGATTTTATCAACGGTCGTTTCATTCCGGTTACTAAAGGCGATGGTGAAGTTAAAAACTTAAGCCCTGCTGATTTGAATGACCTGATCATGACGGTGCCATTTAAGCATGACCACATGGACGAAGCTTGTGTCGCAGCAAAAAAAGCCTATCCCAAATGGGCGACACTTTCGATGGACGAAAGAAAAACTTATCTGCTGCGCCTGAAAGAGATGTTTGATTCTCATGCAGAACAGTTTGCGCAGATTATTTCACGCGATACTGGTAAACCCGCGTGGGAAGCGATGACTGAAGCGAAAGCTTTGGGTGCAAAGATCGATATCACATTGAATCACTCAACAAAGCTGGTTGCTGATGAAAGAATTCCAAATGCTTTGCCACAAGTGGAGGGGGTTATCCGTCATCGCTCGCGTGGGGTGATGGCTGTTGTCGGTCCTTTCAACTTTCCAGCGCATTTGCCAAATGGTCATATCATTCCGGCATTGATTGTGGGAAACACGGTTGTTTTTAAACCTTCCGAACAAACGCCGGCTGTGGGTCAATTCATGGCAGAGATGTTTGAAAAGGCTCAGTTCCCTCCTGGCGTATTCAATATGGTTCAGGGTGATGGAGCTGGTGGTGGTCGCTTGGTGGCAAATGAACACGTGGATGGCGTCCTGTTCACCGGTTCTTACGAAGTCGGTTTGAAAATCAAACAAGAGACTTTGAATCACTATTGGAAAATTCTTGCTCTTGAAATGGGCGGTAAGAATGCGACAGTGGTTTGGGAAGATGCGGACATGGATAAAGCGGTTTATGAATCGCTGGTGGGTGCGTATATGACTGCGGGTCAACGTTGCTCTTGCACAAGCCGAATCATCGTTCATCCAAAAATTGCGGATGAGTTTACGGAAAGATTCTATCAAGCCGCTAAAAAACTTTCGATTGGCCACTGGACTGAAAATACATTCATGGGCCCATTGATTACGTCGGCGTCTGTGGAAAAATACATCCGCTTCCAGGAAATCGCGAATCGTGAAAACTGTGAAAGCTTGATGCGTGGTAAATCTTTGGATCTAAAGAACAAAGGTTACTATGTGACGCCTTCGATTCACTTGGTGAAAAAGTTTGATCCGAACTCTGTATATCAAAAATCAGAGATCTTTGGACCTAACGTGGCGATTTACACGACTGGCGACTGGAATCATGCGATGGAAATCGTTAATTCCACGGGCTATGGCTTGGTCATGGCGTTGTTCTCTAAAAACAAAGAGCTTTACGAAGATGCTTTGTTTAAAGCGCGTGTGGGCTTGCTAAATTGGAATCGTACAACGAATGGTGCAAGTTCTCGTCTGCCATTTGGTGGTATGGGTAAATCTGGTAACGACAGAGCTTCAGCTCACTATGCGATTCAGTATTGCACAGTGCCTGTGGCAAGCCTTGAGGATCCAACTCCATTTGATCCAACTAAGATTCTTCCAGGTATGAATTTGGATATGAAGTAATGAAAAAAACAGTAGTTGTTCTTGTTAGTGCATTTGTTGCTTTAGTGGTCGCAGTTGGCGTGTGTGTAGGTTTTTTAGGCTACCAATACGCCAGTACGGCTCCAAGTAGCGTGGCCCAAGATGTGGTTTATGAAGTTGTGCCGGGTAAGGCATTTAACACTATCGCCAAAGATCTTGAGAACAAGGGCTTGGTCCGTAATGCTTTCTTTTTTTCTATGTACGCGCGTTTTAAAAACGAACGTTCGAAAGTGAAAGTGGGCGAGTATTTATTAAGAACCAATATGACTCCGAATGAAGTTCTGGATGTGATTACATCTGGAAAAAGCATTGCACGTGCCTTTACGGTCAGTGAAGGTCTAAGTATCTACGAAATTTCAGACCTTTATGAAAAAGAAGGCTTCGGAACAGCTGCTGAATTTATGCGCCTGGTGCGCGATCCCGCTTTTATTCAGTCTGTTTTGGGTGAAAAGCAGGAAAGCTTAGAGGGTTACCTATTTCCAGAAACTTACATGCTAACGAAGTTCACAGATACCAAGGGACTTCTGCAGGCGATGGTGAAAAGATTCTTGTACGTGTACAACGAAATCCAGCCGCAATCTCATTTGCAGGGTTGGAGTCGTCATCAGATCGTGACGTTGGCAAGTATTGTGGAAAAAGAGACGGGTGCTCCGGAAGAACGTCCTCGTATTTCCTCGGTCTTTCATAATCGTATCCAAAAAAACATGAAGTTACAGACGGATCCGACGATCATTTACGGCAAAGCTGAAACTTTAGGTAAAATCGTGATCAATATCACTCGTGCTGATCTGTCGACGCCGACTCGCTATAATACTTATGTGATTTCCGGTCTGCCTCCAGGTCCTATCGCAAATCCGGGTCGTGAAGCCCTGCTAGCTGCGATGAATCCTGCGAAGACGGAATATCTATTCTTTGTAAGTCAAAATGATGGTACGCATGTGTTTTCAGAAAACTATCAGGCCCACGAGGCGGCAGTTAAACGCTTCCAGGTGAATGCAAAAGCTCGCGAAGGTAAGTCTTGGAGAGACCTTAAGAATCGTCCTGCTGGCGAAAAAGAAGTCGGGGCAGGGACGGGAGCAAAGAAAGTAACGAAGTAATCTACTTCGTTACGTTTTCTTCGGGTGAGCTCACTTTATCAAAACCATGAGTCGTCGAGTTGTATTTAAAGATATTTAGTCTTGGCACCATTTGATCATCAAATGTCGGTGCCACGATTTCTGAAGTCCCGTCACCATCAACATCGGTCAAAGCCAGATTCGTAGAATTTCCTTTTAAAGAAAAATATCCGTCTCGTGACTCTGCTAATGGAATTTTTGCCATAAGGGTCATGCCATCGGCTGCTTCCAGGTTATAGACTTCAAGCTCTAGGAAGTTCTTGCTTTGAATTTTCAGAACCGTGACTTTGGGGCCCTGCTGAGTTAACGAACCGCTTACTTTTGCAATGACCACGCGACTTTCAGGGGAGAAAAGATCCTTCACTGACGTACGCAGATTTGGAATTACCGCAATTGTGGTCACAACCATTGCGACAATGGCCAAACTGACCATCAGGATGATTTCTTTTTTAGTG contains these protein-coding regions:
- a CDS encoding succinylglutamate-semialdehyde dehydrogenase gives rise to the protein MSTTIFPINYKGDFINGRFIPVTKGDGEVKNLSPADLNDLIMTVPFKHDHMDEACVAAKKAYPKWATLSMDERKTYLLRLKEMFDSHAEQFAQIISRDTGKPAWEAMTEAKALGAKIDITLNHSTKLVADERIPNALPQVEGVIRHRSRGVMAVVGPFNFPAHLPNGHIIPALIVGNTVVFKPSEQTPAVGQFMAEMFEKAQFPPGVFNMVQGDGAGGGRLVANEHVDGVLFTGSYEVGLKIKQETLNHYWKILALEMGGKNATVVWEDADMDKAVYESLVGAYMTAGQRCSCTSRIIVHPKIADEFTERFYQAAKKLSIGHWTENTFMGPLITSASVEKYIRFQEIANRENCESLMRGKSLDLKNKGYYVTPSIHLVKKFDPNSVYQKSEIFGPNVAIYTTGDWNHAMEIVNSTGYGLVMALFSKNKELYEDALFKARVGLLNWNRTTNGASSRLPFGGMGKSGNDRASAHYAIQYCTVPVASLEDPTPFDPTKILPGMNLDMK
- the mltG gene encoding endolytic transglycosylase MltG, which codes for MKKTVVVLVSAFVALVVAVGVCVGFLGYQYASTAPSSVAQDVVYEVVPGKAFNTIAKDLENKGLVRNAFFFSMYARFKNERSKVKVGEYLLRTNMTPNEVLDVITSGKSIARAFTVSEGLSIYEISDLYEKEGFGTAAEFMRLVRDPAFIQSVLGEKQESLEGYLFPETYMLTKFTDTKGLLQAMVKRFLYVYNEIQPQSHLQGWSRHQIVTLASIVEKETGAPEERPRISSVFHNRIQKNMKLQTDPTIIYGKAETLGKIVINITRADLSTPTRYNTYVISGLPPGPIANPGREALLAAMNPAKTEYLFFVSQNDGTHVFSENYQAHEAAVKRFQVNAKAREGKSWRDLKNRPAGEKEVGAGTGAKKVTK